ctaaaaacttaaaaaaaaaatattaaaaaagtcaCCTCAGAGTCTCACCTGGCATGGTTCATGACAGGGCTTTTCAAGAGAGGTGAATTTACTCATAACTACCTAGGGCTGCAAGTTGGGGACCAATGTTTGGGACTTTCCCACAAAAAACAGAAGTGTTGGGAGGAATTCTTTTATAATTGGCTTTTTCCTTGTTACTTGAATCTCTGCTTTATACATTCATGGAATCTTTTGTGCCTCAGCAGTTGACCTAAAGAACTTACATTCTAATTAAAATCTATCTTCTACTGTTGTTCAAAATATACTTTAGTGATAAGAGAGTAGCCACTGAGAGCAGCTGTCTTTTTTTCCCAAGAATAATTAATGACAAGATATTTCTTACCTGCAGTTTGAAAGTTGTTTAAAAGCCTACTCCAGACTAGAAAACTTGAAAACTCACCTGAGAtctcacactggagagaaaccataTGTCTGTGAGCATGAGGGCTGCAACAAGGCCTTTTCAAATGCATCTGATAGAGCCAAGCACCAGAACCGCACTCATTCAAACGAGGTAAGTTGCTGTTTTCAGGTGATCAATTCCTTGACTTAATTTACAGCTTAATTTGAGTTACAGGTATTTGCAAATTTAGACTGCTTTTGACAATGCCCTTTGGATTTTTGTAGATCTTTGCAGATCAATATATGTCTCAACCTCCAAACAtgcatttggttttaaaactGCATACCCTCCACATGTATTACACTTCTTTTACAATACtttcaatttgaccttttttattttattttagaaacctTATGTTTGCAAGATCCCAGGGTGTACAAAACGTTACACTGACCCTAGCTCACTCAGAAAGCATGTAAAGACAGTGCACGGTCCAGAGGCCCACGTAACCAAAAAGCAGAGAGGGGACATACACCCAAGGCCTCCAGCACCACGAGAACCAGGAAGCCTTTCACAGTCGAGATCACCAGGCCAACAGATCCAGGGGACACATGGAGAGCACAAGGACCTCAGTAATACTACCTCAAATCATGAAGAATGCCTGCAAGTAAAATCAGTGAAGACTGAAAAACCAATGGTGCGTAGCATTCTGTTTCAAATCAAAAATAACTGCTGGCTATTGTATTTTATAACTCTATGGAAATACCACATGGTTGCTTCAAGTGCTTTAAACCATGTGTTTTTATGTAGTTCAAAACATACAGTTAAATTGCTACCCATAGATTTAAATTGGAATTGCCTGACAAGTGCTCATGTCAGTGTTTGTGAGGTGATAGTTGTAAGAAAACTGTTGTTGCATGGATGCAAtctaagtctatgggtgtcagtTCTAGGTACATTTATAATGCCACATTTTCAGAATGTGTGTCTTAAGCACCCAAATTATCCCTGTGTGCCATAACTCTTGTACAGAGCAGTTACTGTAACCTAATAGGAAACGTAGAGAACTTCTGCTtgcaaacataaataaatgatctaaaaaaatagcaaaagggctgcttttgtaaattTGTTCTGATCTAGAGAAACTGAAAGCTGACATTaaatgcttcgttttccaaacAATAAAACACCTGGAATCTTGCTTCTATGAGTTTaaacctaattttacattttaatcagGATGTTTGACTTAACCTAACCCTCATGTGCAGGTGTATAACGAGATAAATGCTTTCAATGCAGTTTATTTTTTGCAACGTGGACAGTAAAAACAGAGATGTTCTTAAATTGCTAGTAGACAACCAAACAAAGATATTCAGTATATAATGCTGACTCTCTTTTGGCCTGTTCATCTGTATGACAACCTGAACTTGCAACGACTCAGacaagacattttatttacacactATATGCTATTATTAAGACCTCTTAGCTAGTATTAACCAAGTAGTTTAATGACTCAATAacgtctttattttttttattatacattctAATATATCAGGTAGCCCATCAGCACCAAATCACCCcaaaaaatgtcaaatattttcaaatatagcAAATAGAAGATAGACTTCACCTGCTCTTTAATTCCATAAATAATAAGACACCCGAAATAGCTATTTTTTCCTTAAgatatttttccttcttttgatCTTTAGactgttaaaaaacaaatgtctcCTAATATAGTAGAACAACCACCAATAGTTATTATAACTCACATGGCTTCTGTTTAGAAGAGATTGGAAGCAGAAGCATTTATTTCCAGatattattgtttatttcagATAAATTGAATGTAAGGTACAACCATCCATATACAACTCTTTATACTGCATTGCCTATACTCGATATGCTGTACTTATAATCACAAATTAACAATGGCAACTTGTTAAATGAgcatatctatatactgtactaACCAGACCACCTTTACTAATTCAATACTCTTCTGTCTGTTGTTCTTAAATATCTTGCTCACCTTTTCTAAGGACAGTGGTTAATAAGGTGAGGggcttttatattttatgttatagGAATGAcatgtttccttttttcattttgtgtGCATTGGCAAGACATCACATTGAAAGATTGTTGACACtatttttactgcaatttgtttaacttaaaaaaaataataccagTGAATAGATTCCTGAATTGGACAGAACTGAATTTGCTTTTAACATTTTCTAAACTTTAGGTAATCAAAACTCAGCTTCCTGAACTCCAGATTTATTTGCACTTGTGCTCTAACAGGGAGTGCATTTCTTGTATGTCTAATTTCTATGTACAATTATAAACCAGTTGCGTAGTTACACatttacggggttatttattaaagtctgaattccaAAATCTCGATAAATTctaatgcaatttttttgggatttcttATAccgcgaggatggaaaaagtgtgAATCGAAAatgcggcatctcagacctgctgaggttgcatataagtcaatgggagaagttccgaagatatcctgatctgcggtGTGTTTCGTtcaataattcaaagttttcgtggttttcaggcaaaaaaatcagaaaataaatagattttttcgGGCgggaaatctgaaaaaattgtatacGAATTTTCGTacaatctttttaatttttttttcctacacagaaaattttctagaaaatgtattgataaataagtggaaataacccatgtggatttgattggagtatatttcagaaaataattagataaattcagattttgataaattacccccttaaccCCCTTAAAACatactttgtttaataaaaatcctTATCTAGAAAAGCCCAGGTCTCATGTATTCCAAATACATCACATATGTCTGCTGATTACAACACTTAAATAATATGAAACCATATAAAAATGTCCTCCTCTTCATGTTAATGTTTGTCGTTTTCTTATTTTTGTGTttgaaatttagatttttgcttttttgcttttaatttatgTCCTGATTTCAGCAGTCTATCTATCACGTTATAATCAGAACCACAGGCATAGTTTTATGAATAGAAAATCCATTATCATCTCTTGAGATTGCCTCAATAAAATGAACTGCATTAAGTGCATGACATTGAAATTGAATTTTATACTAACTGCAGTACATGTCTTGACTAACCATGTAAAACAGTGTTACAGAGGGTGCCTTTAGAGAAAAATGTACAGACTGGAGCTAATTTGGACTGTTTCAGAGCTGCACAGTTTTGCAACAGAAAAGAGGCTCATCCTAAAATCCAACAAAGCATCATTTAGTTCAGGGCATGGTATTACAAGCTTtagatttatatactgtaactgttttttttgtatctttgaaTCCAGTTAATTAACGTGCTTATTTTTGCTGAGGTATGAATAATATTATTTGCCTGATATATTTTCCTTAACCAGACATCTCAGCCAAGCCCTGGTGGTAAGTCTTCATGCAGCAGCGAGCAGTCCCCCATCAGCAACTATACCAACAGTGGGATCGAGCTTCATCTAAACAGTGAAGGCAGCATTGGAGACTTCAGTGCCCTAGATGAAACCCCAATCATGGACTCTACCATTTCCACTGCAACCACAGGACTTGGTTTGCACGGAAGGAGGATTATGACAGGAACCAAATGGATGGAGCAAATAAAAGTTGAGAAAATGAAACAAGTCAATGGGATGCTTCCACGGCTGAACCCAGTTCCACCTCATAGAGCACCAACTTTACCACCAATCACTGGAAATGGTAAGATGAAATGCTTTAAGACAAATATGTTTCATGTTTTAAGGTAAATGTGTTTTGCACATTAGGATGCCATAGAATAAGCTGTGTTGTCGTTGTGCCTTAGTCTTGTGTTATTGCTATATTATGTAACAAATTAGGCATTACAATGCCTATTTTTCCGCATTTTGCTGTATATTTTCCTACCCCCCATGTTTTGCAGTAACACAATGAAGTAACTGTTGCTAATCCTCACAGGGACTTTACTATATCAGTAAAGTACATTTTTCGCTTTGGTGCATAAAACACTTGCAGCACAGAATATCTTTTGCATATTCTGATGATTTTTTAGCATACATATGCTGCTTCTTTTTACCACTTCTATTTAAAGCACTACTCTATATTACTACCAGGTTATAACTCTTGACTGATGTACCTAAAATGATGTTTATTCAGTTAAAATTGCATTCTTATTACAACACCAACTTTGGCTTGTATTTCAAGCAGGTAGTAGGGAGTATCATTTACATAGCCAATTACAAAGCAATAATGTTTGACCATAGGAGAATGTTTTTGGTGTGAACTGATGCTGTATTTTTatgcatacatatttttatttgattttaggtGTGCAGCTGAACAGCAACATCAGTTTGGGAGGATTGCCCCCTATTCTTCCAAACAGAAATGACCTTTCTAGCATGGACATTACAGTCTTGAATATGCTTAACAGGAGAGATAGCAATACTAGCACAATAAGTTCAGCCTATATGAGCAGCCGCAGGTCATCTGGAATTTCACCATGTTTTTCCAGTCGAAGATCCAGTGAGGCATCTCAGTTTGAAGGACGAGTTCAGAATATAAGTGTTGCAGACTCCTATGATCCAATTTCTACTGATGCCTCAAGACGATCAAGTGAAACAAGCCAGTGTGATGGGCTACCAAGCCTCCTTAGCCTAACTCCAGCACAGCAATACAGGCTGAAAGCTAAATATGCTGCTGCTACAGGTGGGTCCCCACCAACACCACTGCCTAATATGGAAAGAATGAGCCTAAAAACTAGAATGGCTCTCTTGGGTGACTCAAGAGATTGTAGATTATCACCTCTTCCTTCGGTCAATGTCCCACGGAGATGTAGTGATGGTGGAGTAGGATCTTATGGAAGAAGGCATTTGTTGCCAAATGAACTTCAAGTTAATGGACTGCGTAGAGCAAGTGATCCTGTAAAAATGGTCTCTGATAACATTTCTAATACTAGAGTTGTAAGGTTCAACAGTCTTAACAATGTCATCCCTCCTGATGTCCCACCACCTATGGAAAGGCACAATTTAAGTCTTCAGAACTATACTATTAATGTGTATTCACCTTGTCCTCCTAGCATAAGTGAAAATGTTGCCCTGGAAGCAATGGTTATGGAAGGAGGAGTCAATTTTGATGATGAGGATTTACTGCCAGATGACATGGTTCAGTATCTTAACTCTCGGAACCAAAGACTTTATGACACTGTTGAAACAGACAAATTGCAGAATAATGCTGAAGAGAGAAATGGAAACAACTTTGAACAATCCCATGTGAacagtaatgtaataaatgaacAGTTCCACAATAGTGAACAAACAggtcacatagaaaataaaaatgacctCCCAATTCAGTGGAATGAAGTAAGCTCTGGCAGTGCAGAATATTCTCCGTCAAGATTAAAGTATGGGCACCGCTTTGCCACACAGCAGAACCGACCTTTTGGATTGTATAATAACATGATGGTCCAACAGCAAAATGTACCAAAGAGCGGGTTGCCCCAGCAAAGGAACTATCAACATCACACACAGAACAACCCACAAGCTCCCCAGCAAAACTTGAATCTTTATAATAACAGCAACATGTGGGGTGTTCAGTTAGTCAAGGGCAATCAGTACATTGATACCATAGCAAGATCATCACTGGGACCTTCTGCAACAGGAAGTCTTTGCAATACAGCAGCTCGAGGACAAAAGTTTACAACCAATGGTTTGCAAATGAATACTGGTCAACAAAACATTGGACCATCCACACATTATAGTGTGCAATCAGCTGACAGAACTGAAACGGTCACGAATGAAAACATCGTAAATCAGGGATTTATGCAATCGATGACAACTGAACAATTAATCTATGGTATGCATTTGCTGGGGGTAACTCGATCTAATCAGGCAACATCAGGACAGAATGGAAACACAACTGATGGAACACAAAGTTTTCTGTCAATTACTCAAAATGCTGGAGAGCAGCAGCCAACCCTTGCAAAGAATTTCCAGTATTTTGTAAACTCTAATGAAAATAACAGGCAGAATCTACATAGAAACAACCTGTTGTATCTGCAAGATCAAATATGTGACACCAACCAACACATTTTCAAAGTTAACGGTATTAAAATGGAAATGCAGAGTCACCCACAACAGCACTGTGCAAATGCACAAAACTTCTCTGGTCAGTTGTATGACCAAACAGCAACATACTCTCAACAAAGTATCAAATTAGGTTCTGAGTCTGGTATGGAAGCAAACTGTCTTTTAGAAGAAAGTAATGCAAACTCATCCAAGCTTCTTTCACCTGGGGCTAACCAAGTGACTAGCACAGTTGATAACATTGATGACAGTTTGGATGGAGTGCAAATCGATTTTGATGCAATCATTGATGATGGGGATCATGCCAGCCTAATTTCTGGAGCTTTAAGTCCAAGCATCTTCCAGAATCTCTCCCGTAATTCTTCACGCCTTACCACTCCTCGAGCATCTCTGACATTTCCAGCCATACCTGTTAGTACAACTAACATGGCTATTGGGGACATGAGTTCTTTGCTGGCCTCACTTGCAGAAGAAAGCAAGTTCCTTGCTATTATATAATAACTTAGGAACAAAAAGAAATGAACAATAAAGTAACTCATTTCTATGTGTGTACGTATTTCAGCAATTTCATCCCAAGCAAATGGGATGTATTCCAAGTAAATTCCTTTTATGGAATAAAGACTCAAACCCTAAAGTGTTATAGGGAGAAACAGTCTTCCATTTCAAGTTTAGATCAGTATTGTCAACCCaaaacaatgtttctttttaacccaGCCGGGTCTGTGTTCATAGTGTAAATGCATGACATCTGTGCATGtttgaaaaggaaatcatgtttagaTGCTCTGTTTTATCAAGTAGAAGAATGGTGTTTTTCCATTTAACAGGAAAGAAAACAGATCACAGGTATTGTTTTACAGAGActtttatttatgcattattGCAATGGGGACAGCTAAGCTCTTAATTCTAGTcatttgggggggaggggggtcaaaTGAATTACCTATTTAAATCATATCACCCATCCTTgatctattttcctttttaaaacaaaagcaGTATCCAAACGGAGACTGACAGGGATGATGTTTTAACGGGATCATGTGCTATTAATTCATGTATCCtttgtaaagagaaaaaaaaacaaaatctatataTGTACCATTTAAATTTATGTTCTTTTTGATGAGACATAAAGCAATTTATATTGCaaacacagaaaaaggaagtGTATCCTTCAGAAATGGGCATCTTTTTAGCAGAGGCAATCATTATGTACAGTATTGCATTGTAGATTAAACAAGGCCAGTCCCGAATGACAATGCTTCATGCAGTCCAGCTATTCAAACTCAGAGATTAACTAAAGGAACTTTTCTTGTACAGAGGGAACAATCCACTCATTTGTATAACGTTATGACATGCACATTGTATAGGGAAGAAAGGTACTTGATTTGAGGCACTACTGTGGACACTGTTTTCCCAAATGTACATTTTGCTGCAGTTGtgctacaatgaaatccatgaaCGGTACTCGTTTTTTTGTGTGCTTTAACAAATTACATTGAtcgattgcatttttttttaagttaaagctTCAGCATTCTGTCCAAGGCACAGCAGTGTTTAGCATGTTCCCTGTACGGGAAATGTATGTGCCTTATTTTGAGTTTGAAATAGGGACC
This is a stretch of genomic DNA from Xenopus laevis strain J_2021 chromosome 6S, Xenopus_laevis_v10.1, whole genome shotgun sequence. It encodes these proteins:
- the gli3.S gene encoding zinc finger protein GLI3-like isoform X2; its protein translation is MEAQSRSTTASEKKKKVENSIVKGHTRTEVSEKAVASSTTSNEDESPGQTFHRERRNAIAMQPQGGQGLGKISEEPSTSSEERASLIKKELHGSITHLPEPSVPYRGTLFAMDPRNIDPHYHPPHLFPSFHLPVPIDARHHEGRYHYEPTPIPPLHVPSALASSPTYPDLPFIRISPHRNPASASDSPFGPPHPYISPYMDYIRSLHSSPSLSMISAARGLSPTDVQHAGVGAAEYYHQMALLAGQRSPYADIIPSPATAGAGANALHMEYLHAMESSRFPSPRLSARPSRKRTLSISPLSDHSFDLQTMIRNSPNSLVTILNNSRSSSSASGSYGHLAASAISPALSFTYQPTPVSLQQMHQQIMSRQHSIGSAFGHSPPLLHPAPTFPSQRTIPGIPSVLNPVQVSIGPSEAAQNKPTSESAVSSTGDPLHNKPSKVKPEEDLPSPGAVCIQDQPDGMILVKEEGDKDESKQEPEVVYETNCHWEGCSREFDTQEQLVHHINNDHIHGEKKEFVCRWLDCSREQKPFKAQYMLVVHMRRHTGEKPHKCTFESCLKAYSRLENLKTHLRSHTGEKPYVCEHEGCNKAFSNASDRAKHQNRTHSNEKPYVCKIPGCTKRYTDPSSLRKHVKTVHGPEAHVTKKQRGDIHPRPPAPREPGSLSQSRSPGQQIQGTHGEHKDLSNTTSNHEECLQVKSVKTEKPMTSQPSPGGKSSCSSEQSPISNYTNSGIELHLNSEGSIGDFSALDETPIMDSTISTATTGLGLHGRRIMTGTKWMEQIKVEKMKQVNGMLPRLNPVPPHRAPTLPPITGNGVQLNSNISLGGLPPILPNRNDLSSMDITVLNMLNRRDSNTSTISSAYMSSRRSSGISPCFSSRRSSEASQFEGRVQNISVADSYDPISTDASRRSSETSQCDGLPSLLSLTPAQQYRLKAKYAAATGGSPPTPLPNMERMSLKTRMALLGDSRDCRLSPLPSVNVPRRCSDGGVGSYGRRHLLPNELQVNGLRRASDPVKMVSDNISNTRVVRFNSLNNVIPPDVPPPMERHNLSLQNYTINVYSPCPPSISENVALEAMVMEGGVNFDDEDLLPDDMVQYLNSRNQRLYDTVETDKLQNNAEERNGNNFEQSHVNSNVINEQFHNSEQTGHIENKNDLPIQWNEVSSGSAEYSPSRLKYGHRFATQQNRPFGLYNNMMVQQQNVPKSGLPQQRNYQHHTQNNPQAPQQNLNLYNNSNMWGVQLVKGNQYIDTIARSSLGPSATGSLCNTAARGQKFTTNGLQMNTGQQNIGPSTHYSVQSADRTETVTNENIVNQGFMQSMTTEQLIYGMHLLGVTRSNQATSGQNGNTTDGTQSFLSITQNAGEQQPTLAKNFQYFVNSNENNRQNLHRNNLLYLQDQICDTNQHIFKVNGIKMEMQSHPQQHCANAQNFSGQLYDQTATYSQQSIKLGSESGMEANCLLEESNANSSKLLSPGANQVTSTVDNIDDSLDGVQIDFDAIIDDGDHASLISGALSPSIFQNLSRNSSRLTTPRASLTFPAIPVSTTNMAIGDMSSLLASLAEESKFLAII
- the gli3.S gene encoding zinc finger protein GLI3-like isoform X1 → MEAQSRSTTASEKKKKVENSIVKGHTRTEVSEKAVASSTTSNEDESPGQTFHRERRNAIAMQPQGGQGLGKISEEPSTSSEERASLIKKELHGSITHLPEPSVPYRGTLFAMDPRNIDPHYHPPHLFPSFHLPVPIDARHHEGRYHYEPTPIPPLHVPSALASSPTYPDLPFIRISPHRNPASASDSPFGPPHPYISPYMDYIRSLHSSPSLSMISAARGLSPTDVQHAGVGAAEYYHQMALLAGQRSPYADIIPSPATAGAGANALHMEYLHAMESSRFPSPRLSARPSRKRTLSISPLSDHSFDLQTMIRNSPNSLVTILNNSRSSSSASGSYGHLAASAISPALSFTYQPTPVSLQQMHQQIMSRQHSIGSAFGHSPPLLHPAPTFPSQRTIPGIPSVLNPVQVSIGPSEAAQQNKPTSESAVSSTGDPLHNKPSKVKPEEDLPSPGAVCIQDQPDGMILVKEEGDKDESKQEPEVVYETNCHWEGCSREFDTQEQLVHHINNDHIHGEKKEFVCRWLDCSREQKPFKAQYMLVVHMRRHTGEKPHKCTFESCLKAYSRLENLKTHLRSHTGEKPYVCEHEGCNKAFSNASDRAKHQNRTHSNEKPYVCKIPGCTKRYTDPSSLRKHVKTVHGPEAHVTKKQRGDIHPRPPAPREPGSLSQSRSPGQQIQGTHGEHKDLSNTTSNHEECLQVKSVKTEKPMTSQPSPGGKSSCSSEQSPISNYTNSGIELHLNSEGSIGDFSALDETPIMDSTISTATTGLGLHGRRIMTGTKWMEQIKVEKMKQVNGMLPRLNPVPPHRAPTLPPITGNGVQLNSNISLGGLPPILPNRNDLSSMDITVLNMLNRRDSNTSTISSAYMSSRRSSGISPCFSSRRSSEASQFEGRVQNISVADSYDPISTDASRRSSETSQCDGLPSLLSLTPAQQYRLKAKYAAATGGSPPTPLPNMERMSLKTRMALLGDSRDCRLSPLPSVNVPRRCSDGGVGSYGRRHLLPNELQVNGLRRASDPVKMVSDNISNTRVVRFNSLNNVIPPDVPPPMERHNLSLQNYTINVYSPCPPSISENVALEAMVMEGGVNFDDEDLLPDDMVQYLNSRNQRLYDTVETDKLQNNAEERNGNNFEQSHVNSNVINEQFHNSEQTGHIENKNDLPIQWNEVSSGSAEYSPSRLKYGHRFATQQNRPFGLYNNMMVQQQNVPKSGLPQQRNYQHHTQNNPQAPQQNLNLYNNSNMWGVQLVKGNQYIDTIARSSLGPSATGSLCNTAARGQKFTTNGLQMNTGQQNIGPSTHYSVQSADRTETVTNENIVNQGFMQSMTTEQLIYGMHLLGVTRSNQATSGQNGNTTDGTQSFLSITQNAGEQQPTLAKNFQYFVNSNENNRQNLHRNNLLYLQDQICDTNQHIFKVNGIKMEMQSHPQQHCANAQNFSGQLYDQTATYSQQSIKLGSESGMEANCLLEESNANSSKLLSPGANQVTSTVDNIDDSLDGVQIDFDAIIDDGDHASLISGALSPSIFQNLSRNSSRLTTPRASLTFPAIPVSTTNMAIGDMSSLLASLAEESKFLAII
- the gli3.S gene encoding zinc finger protein GLI3-like isoform X3 yields the protein MDYIRSLHSSPSLSMISAARGLSPTDVQHAGVGAAEYYHQMALLAGQRSPYADIIPSPATAGAGANALHMEYLHAMESSRFPSPRLSARPSRKRTLSISPLSDHSFDLQTMIRNSPNSLVTILNNSRSSSSASGSYGHLAASAISPALSFTYQPTPVSLQQMHQQIMSRQHSIGSAFGHSPPLLHPAPTFPSQRTIPGIPSVLNPVQVSIGPSEAAQQNKPTSESAVSSTGDPLHNKPSKVKPEEDLPSPGAVCIQDQPDGMILVKEEGDKDESKQEPEVVYETNCHWEGCSREFDTQEQLVHHINNDHIHGEKKEFVCRWLDCSREQKPFKAQYMLVVHMRRHTGEKPHKCTFESCLKAYSRLENLKTHLRSHTGEKPYVCEHEGCNKAFSNASDRAKHQNRTHSNEKPYVCKIPGCTKRYTDPSSLRKHVKTVHGPEAHVTKKQRGDIHPRPPAPREPGSLSQSRSPGQQIQGTHGEHKDLSNTTSNHEECLQVKSVKTEKPMTSQPSPGGKSSCSSEQSPISNYTNSGIELHLNSEGSIGDFSALDETPIMDSTISTATTGLGLHGRRIMTGTKWMEQIKVEKMKQVNGMLPRLNPVPPHRAPTLPPITGNGVQLNSNISLGGLPPILPNRNDLSSMDITVLNMLNRRDSNTSTISSAYMSSRRSSGISPCFSSRRSSEASQFEGRVQNISVADSYDPISTDASRRSSETSQCDGLPSLLSLTPAQQYRLKAKYAAATGGSPPTPLPNMERMSLKTRMALLGDSRDCRLSPLPSVNVPRRCSDGGVGSYGRRHLLPNELQVNGLRRASDPVKMVSDNISNTRVVRFNSLNNVIPPDVPPPMERHNLSLQNYTINVYSPCPPSISENVALEAMVMEGGVNFDDEDLLPDDMVQYLNSRNQRLYDTVETDKLQNNAEERNGNNFEQSHVNSNVINEQFHNSEQTGHIENKNDLPIQWNEVSSGSAEYSPSRLKYGHRFATQQNRPFGLYNNMMVQQQNVPKSGLPQQRNYQHHTQNNPQAPQQNLNLYNNSNMWGVQLVKGNQYIDTIARSSLGPSATGSLCNTAARGQKFTTNGLQMNTGQQNIGPSTHYSVQSADRTETVTNENIVNQGFMQSMTTEQLIYGMHLLGVTRSNQATSGQNGNTTDGTQSFLSITQNAGEQQPTLAKNFQYFVNSNENNRQNLHRNNLLYLQDQICDTNQHIFKVNGIKMEMQSHPQQHCANAQNFSGQLYDQTATYSQQSIKLGSESGMEANCLLEESNANSSKLLSPGANQVTSTVDNIDDSLDGVQIDFDAIIDDGDHASLISGALSPSIFQNLSRNSSRLTTPRASLTFPAIPVSTTNMAIGDMSSLLASLAEESKFLAII